Genomic DNA from Torulaspora delbrueckii CBS 1146 chromosome 8, complete genome:
cagatgacgatgaggaaCAACTAAAAGATGCGAACGATTGGAGAGCTACGGAtgctcaattgatttcGAGAACTTTCGCCCCAATCAAGACGAAAAAGGAGTTATTCATTGAAGTATCATTACTCTTTCTAGTTCTCACAAGCAATATACTCCTAACCATTGGTGAATCCCTCATTTtctgcatcttcttcatctatATGCCCCACCATGAGGAGTTGTTCACTAAAGTGGTCAATTATTTCGGCAACAAGAGTCTCAGGTTCTTCTTATTCACAGTACTTATACCATTCACAACCGCGAACCTACTTGTAAACACCATGATTTACCTGTGGAATGACATAGACGAATGGTTTAACCATTCGCCGGAGACTTCTCCCAACCCAGTAGCCGACGACTATACCAATTTCTACGAGTCGGACCTTTCATTACAAAGATCAGCAAACTCCTTCGCGGAAGAAAACCAACCAACGCTCATGTTGATGTCTTCACCATCAGAATTACACTACTACAATAATAACACCGGTTCTGAGAATTACGATACAGATTCCTTGAAAATACTGGTCATCGCCAAGGATGTTATCAACGCTTGGCGATCTGCCGCAAGAAAAGACTCCTTTGTGCTATCCATAATGTTTATCTGGGGGGTTACAGTGTTTTTAACAGGTTTAATCAGCACAGTACTAGGATAAATTTCGAGCCTTTTATTTTGTCTTATTTCATACAGTATTTTCTTGGTTTTAGAATGCCAATAATTTCTTGGCACCTTAAGTCGCGCGCAGTTTGATTAAAGCTTAAAAGTTTAAACAACTCAAGCACTTAGAACTGCCAAACAGGAACTCTATACTTGTTAAGAATGGACGCTTCCCAACCTTTATTGTCAACTAATGTTAGTCGCCACAGTCGTTTACAAAAACTATCAGTTTATGAGTCC
This window encodes:
- the AIT1 gene encoding Ait1p (similar to Saccharomyces cerevisiae YDL180W; ancestral locus Anc_7.291), with the protein product MVRISHAASYFMPLFCSSQPYVVLVACITTTGIFVAFYMSSYLLAKQYDDPGLFKPVAQDYFRTSLLGVFSPILYYFVKTFLFNVNRRYLILNLLIDFPLNDWFILFIIVCLAYPQQEQTSPGESYNLWHIIPRQSYIFGLAWALGEFIICVTGNLFNYQELDTNPGEPLQPDSDVRDNITLAKCVGLRSISSTISQNVYCADYGSIRKPVDDTVVIDPTDNSMRMTSADDDEEQLKDANDWRATDAQLISRTFAPIKTKKELFIEVSLLFLVLTSNILLTIGESLIFCIFFIYMPHHEELFTKVVNYFGNKSLRFFLFTVLIPFTTANLLVNTMIYLWNDIDEWFNHSPETSPNPVADDYTNFYESDLSLQRSANSFAEENQPTLMLMSSPSELHYYNNNTGSENYDTDSLKILVIAKDVINAWRSAARKDSFVLSIMFIWGVTVFLTGLISTVLG